One part of the Terrimicrobium sacchariphilum genome encodes these proteins:
- a CDS encoding YebC/PmpR family DNA-binding transcriptional regulator, with protein MAGHSKWSKVKRLKGALDVKRGKLFSKLSKEIVVAAKLGGGNPSLNPRLRAAVMAARAQSMPNDNIDRAIKKGSGELESAQMEEIVYEGYAPGGVALVIEAATDNKNRTAADLRLIFSKNHGNLGGPGSVSFMFHRKGQITVPLTTAEEDRLLEIILEAGAEELTSDDEHHIITTPPDQLYAVAEALKKAGVEPDSQKLTYIAENHVAVADPQTASQVLRLYDALDDCDDVLNVHANFDISDEILASLQDT; from the coding sequence ATGGCCGGCCACAGTAAATGGTCGAAAGTCAAACGCCTCAAAGGCGCTCTCGACGTAAAGAGGGGCAAGCTTTTCTCCAAGCTGTCCAAGGAAATCGTCGTCGCAGCCAAGCTGGGTGGAGGAAATCCTTCGCTCAACCCTCGGCTGCGCGCCGCGGTGATGGCTGCCCGCGCCCAGAGCATGCCGAATGACAATATCGACCGGGCTATCAAGAAAGGCTCGGGCGAGCTGGAGTCGGCGCAGATGGAGGAGATCGTGTACGAAGGGTATGCTCCAGGAGGAGTAGCCCTGGTGATCGAGGCCGCAACAGATAACAAGAACCGCACGGCCGCCGACCTGCGATTAATCTTCAGCAAAAACCACGGCAACCTGGGCGGACCGGGCAGTGTTTCCTTCATGTTTCATCGCAAAGGACAAATCACGGTGCCGCTGACCACCGCGGAAGAAGACCGGCTCCTTGAGATTATTCTGGAAGCAGGCGCGGAGGAACTCACCAGCGACGACGAACACCATATCATCACCACTCCACCCGACCAGCTCTACGCGGTCGCCGAGGCTCTTAAGAAAGCCGGAGTGGAACCCGACTCACAGAAACTGACCTACATTGCAGAGAACCATGTCGCAGTGGCGGACCCGCAGACAGCCAGCCAGGTGCTGAGGCTGTATGACGCGCTCGATGATTGCGACGACGTGCTCAACGTGCACGCCAACTTTGACATCTCCGACGAGATCCTCGCCTCCCTGCAAGATACCTAA
- the rho gene encoding transcription termination factor Rho has product MTDDNPNLFEADTEAAPKRRTTRKKTETAPKAPTRKRAAAPRKTKAAKADDAPAAAESAPATQPAQAELPVAAAPAPVSAPEAPAAPEIPAAPAPVEAAQPAEAAAQSAEAPEQQAQPQRQFRGDRPRHHQQGRHNNNGNNNNNNQQPQQQRPQQPPRPPEPPTFAEGIVEVSGKGFGFLREPRRNFSQSNNDVFVTPEVVRKHALRDGMWIRGETRRGSRGPQLFKLLEIEGQSPDSFQNLPVFEELTTISPNKRIRLETVPDRYTTRVMDLMTPIGKGQRGLIVAPPRTGKTTLLQHIADAVVQNHPEMKLIILLVDERPEEVTEIRRTVPTAELMASSNDSDIKTHTRIAQLASERAKRLVEMGKDVFVLMDSLTRIGRAFNNAQGGGGRTMSGGVDSRALEIPRKIFAAARNTEESGSLTIMATALIETNSRMDELIFQEFKGTGNMELVLDRKISDQRIYPAVDIFLSGTRREELLLTAEELHKINVIRRGLAGHKPIEAIERLLFFIRKYPTNTELLRNIPG; this is encoded by the coding sequence ATGACCGACGATAATCCGAACCTCTTCGAAGCCGACACCGAAGCCGCTCCGAAGCGCCGGACCACCCGCAAAAAGACAGAGACCGCACCCAAGGCGCCGACACGCAAGCGCGCCGCGGCTCCCCGCAAGACGAAGGCCGCCAAGGCTGACGACGCTCCTGCGGCAGCGGAATCCGCTCCCGCCACGCAACCTGCGCAGGCCGAGCTTCCCGTGGCCGCCGCGCCAGCTCCTGTTTCCGCTCCCGAGGCTCCGGCCGCACCGGAGATCCCGGCCGCGCCCGCTCCAGTGGAAGCTGCCCAGCCAGCAGAGGCCGCAGCCCAATCTGCCGAGGCTCCCGAGCAGCAGGCACAGCCCCAGCGGCAATTCCGCGGAGACCGTCCCCGGCACCATCAGCAGGGACGGCACAATAACAACGGCAACAACAATAATAACAACCAGCAGCCGCAGCAGCAACGCCCGCAACAGCCGCCCCGTCCGCCCGAGCCCCCGACATTTGCCGAGGGCATCGTCGAAGTGTCCGGCAAGGGCTTTGGCTTCCTGCGCGAGCCGCGCCGCAATTTCTCACAGTCGAACAATGACGTCTTTGTGACACCCGAGGTGGTGCGCAAGCACGCCCTGCGCGATGGCATGTGGATTCGCGGTGAGACGCGCCGCGGCAGCCGCGGCCCTCAGCTCTTCAAGCTCCTCGAGATCGAGGGCCAGAGCCCGGATTCGTTCCAGAACCTCCCTGTCTTTGAGGAGCTGACCACGATCAGCCCGAACAAGCGCATCCGCCTGGAAACCGTGCCGGATCGCTACACGACCCGCGTGATGGACCTGATGACGCCGATCGGCAAGGGCCAGCGCGGCCTCATCGTGGCTCCGCCTCGCACGGGCAAGACGACGCTCTTGCAGCACATCGCAGATGCCGTGGTACAGAATCACCCGGAGATGAAACTCATCATCCTGCTCGTGGACGAACGTCCCGAGGAGGTGACGGAGATCCGCCGCACGGTGCCGACCGCCGAGCTGATGGCCAGCTCGAACGACTCGGACATCAAAACGCACACCCGCATCGCCCAACTCGCCTCCGAGCGCGCCAAGCGCCTCGTGGAGATGGGCAAGGATGTGTTCGTGCTCATGGATTCGCTCACCCGCATCGGTCGCGCATTCAACAACGCCCAGGGCGGCGGCGGACGCACCATGTCGGGCGGCGTGGACTCCCGCGCGCTGGAAATCCCGCGCAAGATCTTCGCTGCGGCACGCAACACGGAGGAATCCGGTTCCCTCACCATCATGGCGACAGCCTTGATCGAGACAAACAGCCGCATGGACGAGCTGATTTTCCAGGAGTTCAAGGGCACGGGTAACATGGAGCTGGTGCTGGATCGCAAGATCAGCGACCAGCGCATCTACCCCGCCGTGGACATCTTCCTCTCCGGCACCCGCCGCGAGGAACTGCTCCTCACCGCCGAGGAACTCCACAAGATCAACGTCATCCGCCGCGGACTGGCGGGTCACAAGCCGATCGAAGCCATCGAGCGTCTGCTCTTCTTCATCCGCAAGTACCCGACCAATACCGAATTGCTCCGGAATATCCCGGGCTAA
- a CDS encoding division/cell wall cluster transcriptional repressor MraZ gives MGQDATTLYSGTFERSMDAKKRVAVPASWLSKEDGELFHVVPHPTEGYLMVMPTAEFDRWEQRIQETSLSPAQKRMAIRKFYSEAHSVTTDKQGRILLNEKHCERAGLTDEVVFVGGRSRFELWSRAKYAEVEASETQAYQEVAAAIGL, from the coding sequence ATGGGACAAGACGCAACAACGCTCTACTCCGGGACCTTCGAACGTTCCATGGACGCGAAGAAGCGTGTTGCCGTGCCCGCATCGTGGCTTTCCAAGGAAGACGGAGAGCTTTTCCACGTAGTACCCCACCCCACGGAGGGATATTTGATGGTGATGCCTACGGCGGAGTTTGACCGCTGGGAGCAGCGCATCCAGGAAACCTCCCTGTCGCCAGCACAGAAACGCATGGCGATCCGCAAATTTTACAGTGAAGCCCACTCCGTCACGACGGACAAACAAGGGCGTATCCTGCTGAACGAAAAACACTGCGAACGCGCCGGATTGACTGACGAGGTGGTGTTCGTGGGTGGCAGAAGCCGCTTCGAGCTCTGGAGCCGGGCCAAGTACGCGGAGGTGGAAGCCTCCGAGACCCAGGCCTACCAGGAAGTGGCGGCAGCCATCGGACTCTAA
- the rsmH gene encoding 16S rRNA (cytosine(1402)-N(4))-methyltransferase RsmH, producing the protein MKSWDFEDQALLILEKPTDSESSSGSYHIPVMADEVVALLRPAPGMLFLDGTAGGGGHTEKLLQHGADVIALDQDSDAIAQCHDRLATYGRRVQIVQSNFRHADTVLAGLGIDKVGGALIDVGVSSHQLDTAGRGFAMMKDGPLDMRMDRESPRTAADIVNTESVGELARIFREYGEEPRAMHIAARLVAAREKRQILTTFDLTAAIASIIPRTGPRHPATRIFQALRIAVNDELGVIREGLEVISQRLAHGARFAVITFHSLEDRIVKNYFRDKSTEWIDRPEWPEPRRNPERIFRLLTPRPIDPSKEEVEANPRSRSAKLRVVERI; encoded by the coding sequence ATGAAATCGTGGGACTTCGAAGACCAGGCTCTTCTCATTTTGGAAAAACCAACTGACAGCGAAAGTTCCTCGGGAAGCTATCACATCCCCGTGATGGCCGACGAGGTCGTCGCCCTGCTGCGTCCAGCGCCAGGTATGCTTTTCCTCGACGGCACGGCCGGAGGGGGAGGCCATACGGAAAAGCTGCTCCAGCATGGCGCGGACGTGATTGCACTGGACCAGGACTCCGATGCGATCGCGCAATGTCATGACCGGCTGGCGACGTATGGCCGGAGGGTGCAGATCGTGCAGAGCAATTTCCGGCACGCCGACACGGTGCTGGCCGGACTCGGGATCGACAAGGTGGGCGGCGCGTTGATCGATGTCGGCGTATCCTCGCACCAGCTCGACACGGCCGGGCGCGGATTTGCCATGATGAAGGATGGTCCGCTCGACATGCGCATGGACCGCGAGAGTCCCCGCACGGCGGCGGATATCGTCAATACCGAGAGCGTGGGCGAACTGGCCCGGATCTTCCGGGAGTACGGCGAGGAGCCGAGGGCGATGCACATCGCGGCGAGGCTGGTGGCGGCACGAGAGAAGCGCCAGATCCTGACGACCTTTGACCTGACGGCGGCCATTGCCTCGATCATCCCGCGCACAGGACCGCGGCACCCGGCCACCCGCATCTTTCAGGCCCTGCGGATCGCCGTGAACGACGAGCTTGGCGTCATTCGCGAGGGGCTGGAGGTGATTTCCCAGCGGCTGGCGCATGGAGCGCGCTTCGCCGTGATCACATTTCACTCGCTCGAGGATCGCATCGTGAAGAACTACTTTCGCGACAAGAGCACCGAGTGGATCGACCGGCCGGAGTGGCCGGAGCCCCGCCGCAATCCTGAACGAATTTTCCGACTCCTGACACCCCGCCCCATCGACCCGTCGAAGGAAGAGGTGGAAGCCAACCCACGCTCGCGCAGCGCCAAATTGCGCGTTGTCGAGCGCATCTAA
- a CDS encoding peptidoglycan D,D-transpeptidase FtsI family protein, producing MRWLARRRAAVACVLVALVFTGYSARLIHLQVGMHEEYSAIAASKHSIRNTIPARRGLITDRNGEILAANMPAQRVVADGSHIKDKAAQVAEVAAPYLGIPIAELTERLAQPNNKYNVITPNLEEDKAIALKKDLDKKGLRGLYFYPNSVRTYPNGAILSHVLGFMSRKNPSDEVLVGVDGIERSMELQLHGEDGFRHIEHDRAGRELVVYRGQEKAPRHGSNVELTIDMALQSILEAELENAYRELKPDTAIGIIADPKTGEILAMSNRPTFDLNNLNAAKPDEMKNRAIMDMVEPGSTFKIVVASGALNEHTVTEKTEVYCEGGRFLYGGRILKDHHGYGNMTVEQILIKSSNIGSAKMALMMGDDKYYEYVRRFGFGERTGVALPGEIPGLVHPPARWDKLTITRMAMGHSVAVTPLQIVMGMSVIANGGKLMKPQIIHSIKDEDGQEVYRFQPEVVRQVIPESTARFVGKALTGVCDDGGTATLARVNGFDVAGKTGTAQKVNPKGGYMEGKYVVSFVGFMPAQDPRFVCLIMIDNAKIASGLNYGGLVAAPIFSRVAEKTARYLDLVPTAPSMLPIALSEPSSRKVTQ from the coding sequence GTGAGATGGCTGGCCAGACGTCGAGCCGCTGTAGCCTGTGTCCTGGTTGCCCTGGTCTTCACAGGCTATTCGGCGCGTCTGATCCACCTGCAGGTGGGAATGCACGAGGAGTACTCCGCGATCGCGGCCTCCAAGCATAGCATCCGCAACACCATACCCGCGCGCCGGGGACTCATCACCGATCGCAACGGCGAGATCCTCGCCGCCAACATGCCAGCCCAGCGTGTGGTGGCGGATGGTTCCCACATCAAGGACAAGGCGGCGCAGGTGGCAGAGGTCGCCGCACCGTATCTCGGCATCCCCATAGCGGAACTCACTGAGCGCCTGGCTCAACCGAACAACAAGTACAATGTCATCACTCCCAACCTGGAGGAGGACAAGGCCATCGCGCTGAAGAAGGATCTCGATAAGAAAGGTCTGCGCGGCCTCTATTTTTACCCAAACAGCGTCCGCACATATCCGAATGGTGCCATCCTGAGCCATGTCCTCGGCTTCATGAGCCGCAAAAACCCGAGTGATGAAGTGCTGGTGGGTGTGGACGGCATCGAGCGGAGCATGGAGTTGCAGTTGCACGGAGAGGACGGCTTCCGCCACATCGAGCATGACCGGGCAGGCCGCGAGCTCGTCGTCTATCGCGGCCAGGAGAAAGCTCCCCGACATGGCTCCAATGTTGAGCTCACCATCGACATGGCGCTCCAGAGCATCCTCGAAGCCGAGCTCGAAAATGCCTACCGCGAGTTAAAGCCCGACACGGCGATCGGCATCATTGCCGATCCCAAGACTGGCGAGATCCTCGCCATGTCCAACCGGCCCACCTTTGACCTGAATAACCTCAATGCGGCGAAGCCCGATGAGATGAAAAACCGCGCCATCATGGACATGGTGGAGCCTGGGTCCACTTTTAAGATCGTCGTCGCATCGGGTGCTCTGAACGAACACACTGTCACCGAAAAAACCGAGGTGTACTGCGAGGGCGGGCGATTCCTATACGGAGGACGCATCCTCAAGGATCACCACGGTTATGGCAACATGACGGTCGAGCAGATCCTGATCAAGTCCTCCAACATCGGATCAGCCAAGATGGCCCTCATGATGGGGGACGACAAATATTACGAATACGTGAGACGGTTCGGCTTTGGCGAACGCACAGGCGTGGCGCTCCCGGGGGAAATCCCCGGTCTGGTACACCCCCCTGCCCGTTGGGACAAGCTGACAATCACCCGCATGGCAATGGGGCACTCCGTCGCGGTAACTCCTCTCCAGATCGTGATGGGAATGTCGGTCATCGCCAACGGCGGAAAGCTGATGAAGCCGCAGATCATCCACTCCATCAAGGATGAGGATGGCCAGGAGGTCTACCGCTTTCAACCGGAAGTGGTGCGCCAGGTCATTCCCGAATCAACGGCGAGATTTGTCGGCAAGGCACTCACAGGAGTCTGCGACGACGGAGGCACCGCCACACTGGCTCGCGTGAACGGCTTTGACGTGGCCGGCAAGACCGGCACCGCCCAGAAGGTGAATCCCAAGGGCGGCTACATGGAGGGCAAGTATGTCGTGTCCTTCGTTGGTTTCATGCCGGCCCAGGACCCGCGCTTCGTCTGCCTTATCATGATCGACAACGCCAAGATCGCCTCGGGCCTGAACTATGGAGGTCTCGTCGCCGCACCGATCTTTTCCCGGGTCGCAGAAAAGACCGCCCGTTATCTCGATCTCGTCCCGACCGCTCCTTCCATGCTGCCTATCGCACTTTCCGAACCATCCAGCAGAAAGGTCACGCAATGA
- a CDS encoding UDP-N-acetylmuramoyl-L-alanyl-D-glutamate--2,6-diaminopimelate ligase, with amino-acid sequence MSMPLSQLLSAAGLPHAVASPNLSIESLCYDSRKVKPGALFFALKGAKADGGAFVAQAAELGAVAIVSDAASSACALPFIVVPDPRATMADLAAAFYGRPSDFLKTMGVTGTNGKTTTAFLVKHLLDADQRRCGLLGTIKYSVGDLEIDAPRTTPESIDLQELLARMVNSGSKAVAMEVSSHALVQHRVRGIEFDTAVFTNLTQDHLDYHKTMEKYFDAKALLFDGLAKQTKKRGKAVINGDERYGRMLAERTAKKGVQVITYGQGVGMDFRATDVRFDATGSSFHLEAKGRKYLVRLPLIGAFNIYNALAALAAASSMGMELRAAVAAIAKAPQVPGRLERVPVKRSFQVFVDYAHTDDALRNVLRTLRNLKPERLITVFGCGGDRDRAKRPLMAAAAEEFSDWTILTSDNPRTEDPERILADVAKGFRGQRHEQALDRAEAIQKAVALAAPGDIVLIAGKGHETYQEFADRKVPFDDVAVAARAVEAKRVEVEE; translated from the coding sequence ATGAGCATGCCCTTATCGCAGCTACTCTCAGCCGCAGGGCTTCCCCATGCGGTGGCGAGTCCGAATCTGTCTATCGAATCCCTTTGCTACGATTCCCGCAAGGTGAAGCCTGGCGCCCTGTTCTTTGCCCTGAAAGGGGCGAAGGCCGATGGAGGCGCCTTTGTCGCGCAGGCTGCCGAATTGGGGGCGGTTGCTATCGTCTCCGACGCTGCCTCGTCAGCCTGCGCGCTTCCCTTTATCGTAGTGCCCGATCCGCGAGCGACCATGGCCGACCTCGCAGCGGCATTCTACGGGCGTCCATCGGATTTCCTCAAGACCATGGGCGTGACCGGCACGAACGGCAAGACGACCACGGCCTTTCTGGTAAAGCATCTGCTCGATGCGGACCAGCGCCGGTGCGGCCTGCTCGGCACGATCAAGTATTCTGTCGGCGACTTGGAAATTGACGCCCCGCGCACCACGCCGGAGTCCATCGACCTGCAGGAACTCCTCGCCCGCATGGTCAACTCGGGCAGCAAGGCGGTGGCGATGGAGGTCTCCAGCCACGCGCTGGTGCAACATCGCGTACGGGGCATCGAGTTTGACACGGCTGTCTTCACAAATCTCACGCAGGATCACCTGGACTACCACAAGACGATGGAGAAGTACTTCGACGCGAAGGCGCTTCTCTTCGACGGCCTCGCCAAGCAGACGAAAAAGCGCGGCAAGGCGGTGATCAATGGCGACGAACGCTACGGTCGCATGCTGGCCGAGCGCACGGCCAAGAAGGGCGTGCAGGTCATCACCTATGGCCAGGGCGTCGGCATGGACTTCCGCGCGACGGATGTGCGTTTTGATGCGACAGGCAGCTCGTTTCACCTCGAGGCGAAGGGCAGGAAATACCTCGTCCGCCTCCCGCTGATCGGCGCCTTCAACATTTACAATGCGCTGGCTGCCCTCGCCGCAGCCTCGTCGATGGGCATGGAACTACGCGCCGCCGTGGCCGCCATCGCCAAGGCCCCGCAGGTGCCAGGACGTCTCGAGCGCGTGCCGGTGAAACGGAGCTTCCAGGTCTTCGTCGACTATGCGCATACCGATGACGCACTGCGCAATGTCCTGCGGACGTTGCGCAACCTGAAGCCAGAGCGCCTCATCACGGTCTTTGGCTGCGGCGGAGACCGGGATCGCGCCAAGCGTCCGCTCATGGCGGCAGCGGCCGAGGAGTTCTCCGACTGGACGATTCTCACTTCCGACAACCCGCGCACCGAAGACCCGGAGCGCATCCTCGCCGATGTGGCAAAGGGATTCCGCGGCCAACGGCATGAGCAGGCTCTCGATCGAGCCGAGGCAATACAAAAAGCCGTCGCTCTCGCAGCCCCCGGAGACATCGTGCTCATCGCGGGCAAGGGTCACGAAACCTACCAGGAATTCGCGGACCGCAAGGTTCCCTTTGATGACGTGGCAGTCGCTGCCCGTGCGGTCGAAGCAAAGCGTGTGGAGGTAGAGGAATAA
- a CDS encoding UDP-N-acetylmuramoyl-tripeptide--D-alanyl-D-alanine ligase, with protein MDWLSLSEVADMTAGTLTGSGSQTVRRISKDTRTLVPGDLYLALRGEAHDGNLYARTAIEKGAAAAILDRPDAAGDLPQDFPVIVVPDSLTALHRMASAWRDRLAIKVACITGSSGKTSTKEFTAAVLSVRYRVTKTEGNLNNHIGLPLSILAASSADDAAVWELGMNHAGEIAPLADLARPDLGIITNIGVAHIEYLGSREGIAAEKSELLAALGSNGSAVLPNEDDFADYLSTRTKARVIRAGLEGGQVMATNISMDVDGCRFTICADGEFLPAYLPAPGVHMVKNALLAAATGLEFGLSLEECVEGLSTARLTGGRLTRKTIREVTILDDTYNANPDSMKAALATLAALPGRGKRVAVLGRMGELGEHAEEGYRTVGTTAANTVQTLIAVGPETAPLKEAARRGGMSDLHTVDSPEEAAALLKQILGPGDIVLVKGSRAARMERVIQSFEI; from the coding sequence ATGGATTGGCTCTCTCTTTCGGAAGTCGCCGACATGACTGCGGGTACGCTGACAGGCAGCGGCTCGCAGACGGTCCGGCGTATTTCGAAAGATACCCGCACCCTCGTACCGGGCGACCTGTACCTGGCGCTCCGTGGGGAAGCCCACGACGGCAACCTGTATGCACGCACGGCGATCGAGAAGGGTGCGGCAGCAGCCATCCTTGACCGGCCCGACGCGGCGGGCGACCTGCCACAGGATTTCCCCGTCATCGTCGTGCCCGATTCACTCACAGCCCTGCATCGCATGGCCAGTGCGTGGCGTGATCGGCTCGCCATCAAGGTGGCGTGCATCACCGGCAGCAGCGGAAAGACGAGCACGAAGGAATTTACCGCTGCCGTCCTCTCCGTGCGCTACCGAGTCACGAAGACCGAAGGGAACTTGAACAATCACATCGGCCTGCCGCTTTCCATCCTCGCCGCCTCATCCGCAGACGATGCGGCTGTGTGGGAACTGGGTATGAACCACGCGGGAGAAATCGCCCCCCTCGCCGACCTCGCCCGTCCCGATCTCGGCATCATCACCAACATCGGCGTGGCCCATATTGAGTACCTCGGCTCCCGTGAAGGCATCGCCGCCGAGAAGAGCGAACTACTCGCCGCGCTCGGCTCGAATGGCTCCGCCGTACTACCAAACGAGGACGACTTTGCCGACTACCTGTCCACTCGCACCAAGGCTCGCGTGATCCGTGCGGGGCTGGAGGGCGGCCAGGTAATGGCGACGAATATTTCCATGGATGTGGATGGGTGCCGATTCACGATCTGCGCCGATGGGGAGTTCCTTCCCGCGTACCTGCCCGCGCCTGGTGTGCACATGGTCAAAAATGCGCTACTGGCGGCTGCGACCGGGCTGGAATTTGGCCTTTCCCTCGAAGAATGCGTCGAGGGTCTCTCCACCGCTCGCCTTACCGGCGGCCGCCTTACGCGCAAAACGATTCGCGAGGTCACCATTCTTGACGACACGTACAACGCAAATCCCGACTCAATGAAGGCCGCGCTAGCCACACTGGCAGCGCTGCCCGGCAGGGGCAAACGGGTCGCAGTGCTCGGTCGCATGGGCGAACTTGGAGAACATGCCGAAGAAGGTTATCGAACAGTTGGCACAACGGCGGCAAATACAGTACAAACTCTGATCGCAGTCGGCCCGGAGACTGCTCCCTTGAAAGAGGCCGCCCGCAGAGGTGGCATGAGCGATTTGCACACCGTTGATTCCCCCGAGGAAGCAGCGGCCCTCCTGAAGCAAATCCTCGGTCCGGGCGATATCGTTCTAGTGAAAGGCAGTCGGGCTGCCCGCATGGAGCGTGTCATCCAATCCTTTGAAATCTAA